A stretch of the Orcinus orca chromosome 1, mOrcOrc1.1, whole genome shotgun sequence genome encodes the following:
- the LOC117202358 gene encoding basic proline-rich protein-like, whose protein sequence is MGCLVERLTPDEWKLPGSRDALEEGGHAPAGPVPARGAAEAAAGRFTLRPADWLRVAMSGGVCSILSVCAAGVTSGRRGGACVALRPRGLEAAGTLHLIYSSGFSRRSAARVTSRRLFTARPEGGSAGGPRRGRGPFPPSAPPHARPQPGPAPPPLRPPHPRPAPSPTLLPAAPSPSSSPAPPPTRCPSSPSKDPTCEAPAPPGTSGHSPAHTLPIYNPPPPPFPYPFHPFPVRPMGTQPNPHTGLQPSPTPAPLGTTAGPHPPPARPWAHFQKDFLEPPARSVEVSPGDDSCHPLTPSCERGPASLHGAGRDGRPLCYWQLVCLPGHARWVAGLLGPHPGTLHLELLPPSPPRPSLRLG, encoded by the coding sequence atgGGGTGCCTAGTGGAGAGGCTGACCCCGGATGAGTGGAAGCTGCCAGGCTCCAGGGATGCTCTGGAGGAGGGAGGCCACGCTCCAGCTGGGCCGGTGCCTGCCCGGGgggcggcggaggcggcggcgggaAGGTTCACGCTGCGGCCAGCAGACTGGCTGCGTGTTGCAATGTCTGGTGGCGTTTGCAGCATCCTGTCCGTGTGTGCAGCTGGGGTAACCTCGGGCCGGCGCGGAGGAGCGTGTGTGGCTCTCAGGCCGCGCGGCCTGGAGGCTGCTGGCACCTTGCATCTCATTTACAGCTCCGGGTTCAGCCGCAGGTCAGCGGCGCGGGTGACATCACGGCGTTTGTTTACCGCTCGGCCGGAGGGAGGAAGCGCGGGCGGTCCCCGCAGAGGGAGGGGACCctttcccccctccgcccccccccaCGCCCGACCCCAACctggccccgccccgccgcccctGCGGCCTCCCCATcctcgccccgcccccagccccactctcctccccgctgccccttccccttcttcatccccagccccacctccaacACGATGCCCCTCCTCACCCTCCAAAGACCCCACCTGTGAAGCCCCTGCTCCTCCCGGCACCTCCGGCCACAGCCCCGCCCACACCCTCCCCATCTACaacccaccacccccacccttcccctACCCCTTCCACCCCTTTCCCGTCCGCCCAATGGGAACCCAGCCCAATCCCCACACGGGACTCCAGCCcagtcccaccccagcccctctcGGGACCACCGCAGGACCCCACCCGCCGCCCGCCCGTCCCTGGGCCCATTTTCAGAAGGACTTCCTGGAGCCTCCTGCCAGATCCGTTGAGGTTTCCCCCGGCGACGACTCCTGCCACCCCCTCACCCCATCATGTGAGCGGGGACCCGCCTCCCTGCACGGAGCGGGCCGCGATGGCCGGCCACTTTGTTACTGGCAACTGGTGTGTTTACCCGGGCACGCT